The Corallococcus exiguus genome segment CAGGTACGCCACGCGTAGGGGGCCCAGGGTGCGCAGGCCCGCGCGTCCCAGGTAGTGGACGTCCGGGGCCAGCTCACCGCCTTCGGGCAGGTCGTGCAGCGCCTCGAAGTCCTCGTTGTTGCCGCCAATGAAGTACAGCGGCCGCTTCACGCGGCGGATGCCATCCGCGTACTCGGCGAACTCCGCGGGCATGGCGCGCTTGGCGGCCTTGCGCCGGTGGTCGTCCGCGTGGCGGAAGGCCTCCACGTCCCCCACCGCCAGCACCAGGTCCACCCTCCGGCCACGCGCCTGCTCCAGCGCATCCAGCCACGCCTCCACGCGGTGGAAGCGGCCATGGATGTCACCCAGCGCGGCGACGAGGAGGGAGTCCTGCGGCATGTCCTTCACTCAAGGCCTCCCGCCCCTCCCTGTCGAGTCATCCGCCTCTGTCACTTTCCAGTGACGGACGTATGGCCGCCCCAGCTACGGGCAACCCAGCGGATAGGTGACCTCCACCACCGCGCCCGGGGCCGGGGCGCGCAGCCGGTCGAAGATGACAGCGTTGGCCCGCGCGTCATAGGACCAGCCGTCCGTCACGGGCAGTCCGTCCACCCGGACGGCGATGGCGCCGGGGTCCTCCGGCACCTCCGACAGGGGGAAGGCGCGGTTGGGCCCGAAGGCGCTCTCCGACAGCTTCTCCAGCGACGCGGCCCAGTTGGGCGTGCAGATGCTGTCCACCACGCCGTTGAGCTTCCGGGCCAGCTCCATGTACCGGCTGCCGGAGCTGCTGGAGGTGGTGCAGGTCGTCAGGTCCTCCGGGCCCACCACGGCGTTGAAGCTCACCTTGGACGGGTCGTTCCCCTTCAGGGCCAGGAGGTAGGTCTCGTAGAAGGACACCGGCTGGGAGCTGAAGTCCTCCTCGTCCGACAGCACGATGATGGCCAGCTTCGCCTCCTCGCGCAGGAAGCCGCCGTTGCCGTCGTTGGCCTGGGGCGTGCGCGGATCATCCAGGTCGTAGAGCAGCGGATCCGACAGCGCTCGGTACGCCGCGTCCAGGCCCTGCTCGTTCCAGTGGCATACGCCCACGTGCGTGTTGGTGGCGAAGACGCCGGCCGCGTTGGGCGTCTCCGGCGTGATGATGCGCGGGCTGGAGCCGTCCACGGGGAACAGGCGCCCGTTCTCACCGCCCAGCGCGCCGCCGGGGCACTCGGACCAGCCGCCCGGAGACGGATCCAGGCCGGTGGTGGTGACGCCGATGCGGTAGTCCACCTGCGCGGCGGTGGCCGCGGACAGGAAGGCCGAGAAGTTATCCCCCAGGCTCTGCTGCTCCTCCATCATGGAGCCCGAGTTGTCCACGACGAAGAGCACGTCCACGCGCGCCTCCGACTGCTGGACGAAGCGATCCGTCTGGTCCGTCTTCGCCAGGCCCCGCCCCACGAGCCCCGCGTTGTAGACGGCGCCGTCCCTCAGCGTGAAGCGCACCGTCGCCGCGTCCTCGCCCTCCTCCCCGGGCGCGTACTTCGCGGTGAGCTTCACGCGCCCGCCCGCGGGAATCGTGGCCGGCAGCGCGCCGGACACGGCGAACTCCTGGCCCGGCTGCTCCAGCTTCATGCCCGTCACCTTCACGTCCCCCGGACAGTCGTTGTAGGCCATGAACTCGCGGGTGCGAGGGCCGCACGCCAGCCGGCTGATGCCGAAGTCCACCGTGGTGGGCTGCACGGAGAAGCACCCCTGCACGCCCCGGCCCACCAGGTTCACCAACGGGTGACCGCGCGTGGGGTGGCTCACCCAGCCCTCCGCGAGCCCCTGGAACTCCCCTTCACCGGAGGGGTGGAAGCGCACGAGCAGCGTGGCCTTCTTGCCGGGCTCCAGCACGCTGTTGGCCACCGTCGACGCGCGGAACGCAGGGTCCGACCCTGACGCCAGCTGGAGCCCCGCCAGGAAGCACGCCTGCGTGCCGGTGTTGCGCAGCGTCACCCCCAGCGCCACCTCCGAGCCCACCGGCACCTGGCCGAAGTCCAGCACCGAAGGCAGCGCGTACTCGCACGGCGCGAAGGCCTTGCCCTCGCCCGACAGCGTCACGCCGTCCGTGGCGCTGGAGGTGCGCTGGGTGGAGGTGACGGCCAACTGCCCGCTGCTCGCGCTGCCCACGCCCGCGCGAGGGCTGAAGGTGAGGCCCACCTTCAGCGTGCCCCCGGGCGCCACCGGCTGGCTGGATGGCGGCTGCGCGAGCGTGAAGTAGCCCCCCGCCTGCGTGGTGAGGTGGAGCCCGGTGACGGTGGTCTCCTCGCGGCAGTGGTTGTTCACGGTGACGTCGCGCGTGGCCGTCATGCCGAAGGCCACCGGCCCGAAGTCCAGGTGCGAGGGCGTCACCTCCACGCACGACGCGCCGCCCTCGCCCGTCAGCGTCACCTTGGGGCCGGGCGACGTCGTCTTCGGCTTGCGCACGGACACCTCCACGCGGCCATCGCGCACCCGGCCGGCCACCGCGGGCGTGAAGGCCACGCGCAGCTCCACCACCCCGCCCGGAGCCAGCACGTCGTTGGGGAGCGCGGGCGCGCTCACCACCTTGAACACGCCGGACGGGTCCTCCAGGAGCGCCGCGCCCTTGTAGCTGAGCGGCTCGGAGCCCAGGTTGCGCACGGTGATGCGCTCCTCGGCGGTGGCGCCCACCGCCACCCGGCCGAAGTCCACGCGCAGCGGCGTCACCTCCAGCGCGCCGGCCACGCCCATCCCCGTCAGCCTCACCACCGCGGGCTCGCAGCCGTCGCACACCGCGACGTGCAGCTCCGCCTCCCCGTTGCCCAGCCGCACCGGGCTGAAGGCCACCGGCACCTTGCGCGTCTCATGCGGCGCCAGCGTGGACGGCATCCCCGCGCCGGCGGAGAACTCGTCCTTGTCCGCGCCCTCCACCGACAACACCAGCGGGCTCTCCACGTCGGAGGGGTTGCGCACCGTCACCTCGCGCATCTCCACCAGCCCCAGGTTCACGTTGCCGAAGTCGAGTGCTGACTCCGGCACCTCCACCAGCGCCTTCACGCCGCGCCCGCTGATGGGCACCTGCGTCGCCGCGCCGCCGGACGCGTCCGTGAACAGCTCCAGTTGCCCCTGCACCGCGCCCTCCACGTCGGGCGTGAAGCGCACTTCAAGCTCGTGCTCCGCGCCGGCCGTCAGCGTGAAGGGCTCGAACACCGGGACGCTGACGTTGGGCAGCGACGAGCGCGCCCCCTCCACGCGGTACGACGCGCGCCCCTGGTTCGCCAGCCGCAGCGTCATCGTCTTGGTGCGCCCCACGGCGGCGGGGCCGAAATCCAGGAGCTCCGGGCGTGCCGCGAAGCCCGTGCGTGCCTGCTGTGAAGTGGGCCGCTCACACGCCGTCGCCGCCGCCACCAACGCCAACACCAGCCATCGGAGTCCACGCATACAGAGTCCCCCATTTCCTACGCACGGCACCGGTGTCCCCCCACACAGCACTGCGCGTGGATCCGGTCGTCGTAGAAAGGTGCAACCCTGGTGCCTGGGCGTCCCAACGAGGCGCCGTCACGCCGCCAACACGGCAAACGGGCGCCCACGCTGGGGAACGGCATTTAACGGGTAAAGCAGGAGATTCCACGTTTCGTGGAAGCGACTGCAAAAGCTTCACAAACGGTCGATGCTACACCGACCCCTGACCCTCGGGGGCCGTGCGATTTCCAGAGGGGACGAGTGGCGTGCGCAGGACGGCCAGGTGCCCGTTTGGCGGTGGGGATGCGGGCGGCGGTTTCGCGTGTTTCCGCTGAACCTCTCCGGTAGTGCGCCTTTGCGTGCACCGGAACACCCTTTCAGTGATAAAGCGCCCCCCATGTCCGAGCCCGACGTCATTTCCATCCGTGGTGCCAGGGAGCACAACCTCAAGACCGTCTCCCTGGACATCCCGAAGAAGAAGCTCGTGGTGTTCACCGGTGTGTCGGGCTCCGGCAAGAGCTCGCTCGCGTTCGACACGCTCTACGCCGAGGGGCAGCGCCGCTACGTGGAGAGCCTGTCCTCCTACGCGCGCCAGTTCCTGGGGCAGATGGAGAAGCCCCGCTACGACACGCTGCGAGGCCTGTCGCCCACCATCTCCATCGAGCAGAAGGCGGCCAGCAACAACCCGCGCTCCACGGTAGGCACCGTCACGGAGGTGCACGACTACCTGCGAGTGCTCTACGCCTCCATCGGTGTGCAGCACTGTCCCCAGTGCGGCCGCAAGGTGGGCAAGCAGAGCGCGCAGCAGATCGTCGATGAGATCATGAAGCTGCCCGCGGGCACCAAGCTCCAGGTGCTGGCGCCCATCGTCACGAACCGCAAGGGCGAACACAAAGATTTGCTCGCGGAGGCGCAGAAGCGCGGCTTCTCCCGCGCGCGCGTGGACGGGAAGGTGCGCGAGCTGGAGGAGCGCATCGAGCTGGACAAGAAGTCCAAGCACGACATCGCGCTCATCATCGACCGTCTGGTGTTGAAGCCGGACCTGCGCACGCGCCTGACGGACTCCGTGGAGACCGCGCTGCGCGAGGGCAAGGGCACGCTCATCATCACGGACGAGAAGGGCACGCTCGCGTCCGACCGAGTGATGAGCGAGCTGAACGCGTGCCCCGCGTGCGGCCTGTCCTTCGGGGACCTGACGCCCGCGTCGTTCTCCTTCAACAACCCGCTGGGCATGTGCACGGACTGCAACGGCCTGGGCACCCGTCCGGAGATGGACGCGGACCTGCTGGTGCCGGACCAGACGCGCAGCATCCGCGACGGCGCGATTGAGCCGTGGGCCAGCGGCATGAACCGCGGCGAGGGCTGGACGGCGGACTTCGTGGAGAGCCTGGCGTCCGCGTTCAAGATCGATCTGGACGTCCCGTACGCGAAGCTGACCAAGCGGGAGAAGGACGTCCTGATGAACGGCGCGAAGGGCAAGTCCTTCACCGTGCAGTGGGGCGACAACGGCCAGTACGACATGGAGTGGGAGGGCCTGCTCGCCCGCACCATGCGCAACTTCAAGACGACCACGTCGGAAGCGCGCAAGGCGGAGCTGCAGAAGTACTTCAGCGACAAGCCCTGCCCGTCCTGCAAGGGCGAGCGCCTGCGTCCGGAGAGCCGCGCGGTGAAGGTGCACACGCGCACGCTGGTGGACCTGAGCCGGATGACCATCACGGAGGCGCGCACCTTCCTCACGCAGATGGGCCTGAGCGCGCAGGAGGAGAAGATTGCCCAGGAGCTGCTCAAGGAGATCCGCAGCCGCCTGTCCTTCCTGGTGGACGTGGGCCTGGGCTACCTCACGTTGGACCGCACCGCGTCCACGCTGTCCGGCGGTGAGAGCCAGCGCATCCGGCTGGCGTCGCAGATGGGCAGCGAGCTGACAGGCGTCATCTACATCCTGGATGAGCCCTCCATCGGCCTGCACCAGCGTGACAACGGCAAGCTGCTCACCACGCTCAAGCGCCTGCGTGATTTGGGCAACTCCGTCATCGTCGTGGAGCACGACGAGGAGACGATGGAGGAGGCGGACTACCTGGTGGACTTCGGCCCCGGCGCGGGCGAACTGGGCGGTCAGGTGGTGTCCCAGGGCACGCCCAAGCAGGTGATGGCGGACGAGAAGAGCCTCACCGGCGCGTACCTGTCCGGCCGCCAGGAGATTGAAATCCCCGAGTCCCGCCGGCCGGTGAACCCCAAGCATCAAATCTCCATCGTGGGCGCGACGGAGAACAACCTGAAGAACGTGGACGCGGACATCCCGCTGGGCATCTTCACGGCGGTGACGGGCGTGTCCGGCGCGGGCAAGTCCACGCTGATCAACGAAATCCTCTACCCGGCCCTGGCGCGCGCGCTCTACGAGAGCCGCGAGCCCATGGGCAAGCACAAGTCCATCAAGGGCCTGGAGCACCTGGACAAGGTCATCGACATCGACCAGCGGCCCATTGGCCGCACGCCGCGCAGCAACCCGGCCACGTACACCAAGGTGTTCGACGCCATCCGTGAAGTCTTCGCCATGACGCCGGAGGCGCGCACGTTCGGCTACGGCCCGGGCCGCTTCAGCTTCAACATCAAGGGCGGCCGCTGCGAAGCGTGCGAAGGCGACGGCGTGAAGCTGGTGGAGATGCACTTCCTGGCGGACGTGTACGTCCCCTGTGAGGTCTGCAACGGCAAGCGCTTCAACGAAGCCACGCTGCGCGTGCGCTACAAGGGCAAGAACATCGCGGAGACGCTGGACCTGAGCGTCCGGGAAGCGGTGGACCACTTCGGCGCGCACAAGGACATCCTGCGCGTGCTGACGACGCTCACCGACGTGGGCCTGGGCTACCTGCGGCTGGGCCAGCCCTCCCCCACCCTGTCCGGCGGTGAGGCGCAGCGCATCAAGCTCGCCCGCGAGCTGGCCCGGGTGGCCACCGGACGCACGCTCTACATCCTGGACGAGCCCACCACGGGCCTGCACTTCGAGGACATCCGCAAGCTCTTGTCCGTGCTCAACCGGCTGGTGGAGGCGGGCAACAGCGTGCTCGTCATCGAGCACAACCTGG includes the following:
- a CDS encoding choice-of-anchor D domain-containing protein; this encodes MRGLRWLVLALVAAATACERPTSQQARTGFAARPELLDFGPAAVGRTKTMTLRLANQGRASYRVEGARSSLPNVSVPVFEPFTLTAGAEHELEVRFTPDVEGAVQGQLELFTDASGGAATQVPISGRGVKALVEVPESALDFGNVNLGLVEMREVTVRNPSDVESPLVLSVEGADKDEFSAGAGMPSTLAPHETRKVPVAFSPVRLGNGEAELHVAVCDGCEPAVVRLTGMGVAGALEVTPLRVDFGRVAVGATAEERITVRNLGSEPLSYKGAALLEDPSGVFKVVSAPALPNDVLAPGGVVELRVAFTPAVAGRVRDGRVEVSVRKPKTTSPGPKVTLTGEGGASCVEVTPSHLDFGPVAFGMTATRDVTVNNHCREETTVTGLHLTTQAGGYFTLAQPPSSQPVAPGGTLKVGLTFSPRAGVGSASSGQLAVTSTQRTSSATDGVTLSGEGKAFAPCEYALPSVLDFGQVPVGSEVALGVTLRNTGTQACFLAGLQLASGSDPAFRASTVANSVLEPGKKATLLVRFHPSGEGEFQGLAEGWVSHPTRGHPLVNLVGRGVQGCFSVQPTTVDFGISRLACGPRTREFMAYNDCPGDVKVTGMKLEQPGQEFAVSGALPATIPAGGRVKLTAKYAPGEEGEDAATVRFTLRDGAVYNAGLVGRGLAKTDQTDRFVQQSEARVDVLFVVDNSGSMMEEQQSLGDNFSAFLSAATAAQVDYRIGVTTTGLDPSPGGWSECPGGALGGENGRLFPVDGSSPRIITPETPNAAGVFATNTHVGVCHWNEQGLDAAYRALSDPLLYDLDDPRTPQANDGNGGFLREEAKLAIIVLSDEEDFSSQPVSFYETYLLALKGNDPSKVSFNAVVGPEDLTTCTTSSSSGSRYMELARKLNGVVDSICTPNWAASLEKLSESAFGPNRAFPLSEVPEDPGAIAVRVDGLPVTDGWSYDARANAVIFDRLRAPAPGAVVEVTYPLGCP
- the uvrA gene encoding excinuclease ABC subunit UvrA, translating into MSEPDVISIRGAREHNLKTVSLDIPKKKLVVFTGVSGSGKSSLAFDTLYAEGQRRYVESLSSYARQFLGQMEKPRYDTLRGLSPTISIEQKAASNNPRSTVGTVTEVHDYLRVLYASIGVQHCPQCGRKVGKQSAQQIVDEIMKLPAGTKLQVLAPIVTNRKGEHKDLLAEAQKRGFSRARVDGKVRELEERIELDKKSKHDIALIIDRLVLKPDLRTRLTDSVETALREGKGTLIITDEKGTLASDRVMSELNACPACGLSFGDLTPASFSFNNPLGMCTDCNGLGTRPEMDADLLVPDQTRSIRDGAIEPWASGMNRGEGWTADFVESLASAFKIDLDVPYAKLTKREKDVLMNGAKGKSFTVQWGDNGQYDMEWEGLLARTMRNFKTTTSEARKAELQKYFSDKPCPSCKGERLRPESRAVKVHTRTLVDLSRMTITEARTFLTQMGLSAQEEKIAQELLKEIRSRLSFLVDVGLGYLTLDRTASTLSGGESQRIRLASQMGSELTGVIYILDEPSIGLHQRDNGKLLTTLKRLRDLGNSVIVVEHDEETMEEADYLVDFGPGAGELGGQVVSQGTPKQVMADEKSLTGAYLSGRQEIEIPESRRPVNPKHQISIVGATENNLKNVDADIPLGIFTAVTGVSGAGKSTLINEILYPALARALYESREPMGKHKSIKGLEHLDKVIDIDQRPIGRTPRSNPATYTKVFDAIREVFAMTPEARTFGYGPGRFSFNIKGGRCEACEGDGVKLVEMHFLADVYVPCEVCNGKRFNEATLRVRYKGKNIAETLDLSVREAVDHFGAHKDILRVLTTLTDVGLGYLRLGQPSPTLSGGEAQRIKLARELARVATGRTLYILDEPTTGLHFEDIRKLLSVLNRLVEAGNSVLVIEHNLDVIKSADWLIDLGPEGGSGGGQILAIGTPEDVAKVEASHTGRYLKHVLGKARRARIGKRVDAA